The following proteins come from a genomic window of Hydractinia symbiolongicarpus strain clone_291-10 chromosome 2, HSymV2.1, whole genome shotgun sequence:
- the LOC130630062 gene encoding uncharacterized protein LOC130630062, producing the protein MGVLGMQMIIDSVISAEILNQQEHPELFQIVRSCMIHVACGHLNPNSRCMEDGVCTKRFPKNFLASTLAEGNGYPLYRCRDNGHDCAKIVINERIDHDKVQTFLDAQYVSAPEAVWRIFELNMHQQFHVVHRLPVHLPNNHIVYFQQEQAEEALDRAADQATKLTSLVCVKCKKS; encoded by the exons ATGGGAGTTCTAG GAATGCAGATGATAATAGACAGTGTTATTTCAGCAGAAATTCTTAATCAACAGGAACACCCTGAGCTGTTTCAAATTGTACGATCATGTATGATTCATGTAGCATGTGGACATCTGAATCCTAATTCCAGATGTATGGAAGATGGTGTTTGCACAAAACGTTTTCCAAAGAACTTCTTAGCATCTACATTAGCTGAAGGCAACGGATATCCATTATATAGATGTCGTGATAATG gtcATGATTGTGCCAAGATTGTGATCAATGAACGTATTGATCATGACAAGGTGCAGACATTTTTAGATGCACAGTATGTCAGTGCACCGGAAGCAGTATGGCGTATTTTTGAATTAAACATGCACCAACAATTTCATGTTGTCCATAGATTGCCAGTGCACTTGCCAAATAaccatattgtttattttcagcaAGAACAGGCTGAAGAGGCTCTGGACAGAGCTGCAGATCAGGCTACAAAATTAACATCCTTGGTTTGTGTTAAATGCAAAAAATCATGA